Genomic window (Lolium rigidum isolate FL_2022 unplaced genomic scaffold, APGP_CSIRO_Lrig_0.1 contig_17489_1, whole genome shotgun sequence):
ATAGCAAATGCGATGATTGagattgagtggttttggtcttgTCATACAGACATAGAGCGTAGTACCTGTGTATCCGTGTAAGTAGGCAACAGCATGAACTATGTCGATGGCAATGTTGAGACGTTGAGAAAATTCCAATGGTTCCCCTCGTGATCCTGGACAGTGACAAAGGTTTTGATCTAAATTTTTTATATATCTAACAGAGAGTATTGACAGATAACTAGCATTACATCCTGCAAGACACATGTTGAGCCCAAAGAAGACCGAGTAGAGCAAGTATAGTTACGAAAAAAGAGTACTAACCTGTACTTAGCGAGTTGTATACCGAAAATATTTACTAGAATATGTTTGATTCCATCGAGTCCCACAGCCTGAGTGGGTTTTCTATTTGTACATGTTTTTAACAATATTGATTTCAAGAAAATTTGACCTACCATCcaagtgttcacggagtgttccaTTGCTGACATACTCAAGCAGAATTAAGCGTTCTTCCTCATGCTCCAGATGCCCGAGAAACTTCACCAAGGTTAAATGTTCGACCTTCGATAGTGTCTGGATTTCACTTCTGAATTCTGCAGATAGGTGCCTGTCATACATATTCTACCAATTCCAGATGTTACGTGAAAGGATTTCATTCATTTGGTTGCTAGAAGTAACTGTTAATAAGATCAATGCTCTTCAGTGTGTTCAGAAATTCACCCACAAACCTTCTTAGCTCGCTTTATAGCTATGATGGATCCATCCCTGAGCTTCCCCTTGTACACAGTGCCAAAATTTCCTTGCCCAATTTTGTTTTGTTCACTGAAGTTTGAAGTAGCCAGGCAGATTTCCTGAAATGAGAACTGGTCTGGCCATGACTTGTGCTGGCTAGTGCTTGTGCTGCTTACTGATGAAATTCTTGAGACTGCTAGAAACCATTGGAAACCTTGATTAAGCACACTTGGCTTTGCTTGTTCAATGGAACAGCTAATCTTAGAAATACATGGATGCACACTGATGAATTAGAAGCTGTATGTCTTGAATACCAGAATAATTATTAACAAAACTATGTGGATGGAAATATTAATTGAACTGCAATGCTATCTTGACGGACTCAGAATTAACATATGCTTATGTCTGCCCAGGATTAATGGAAAcaagacggaggaggtggcaaatTGGAATTACCTAAAAGCTGTTGTTAACATGCTGGTTTGGTGAAAGATGAAACACCATGCCGTATTACTCCTTGTTGTTCTGGAGATATGGTACTTAACCCAGAAGTTATGGCCTTGATCAGTACTGACTTCTTATTGTTGTTTTATGCTACAGTTTTGCATTTCTACATGGATCAAATTTTGATGGCCTTCCACATCTTATTTGACTAAGTGTCAAGTTAAACATACATGCCTTCTTTTCTGATGAAATTACAATTTGATGCTGTAGGATCACATGTACACGGTAGATGAACAGAGGAAGAAAACTGAACTTACTAGAACTAGTGGACACATCATGAGCATCCTCTGAAGGTTTAACATGACCCTCCCTAATTTTTGATCGGCGAGGAGCGAAGCAGTTTGCGCATGCCCCTGCAATCATCGTAGCAGCTGCTTCCCAGAATAAACTTGTTCCTCTGGCCTTCTTGTCAGCCATATTGGAACGAGCTGTATAGGTGGGTGTCCTGGAGATGCCAGGTTTTATCTGAAACTCAAGATTGGACGCAGAGAGATCTCCATGGCGTGCTCCCTGCATAGCACAGTCAAATGGGGTTAGAAGATGGCGTTGAAAACTTGCTCCCACATAACAAGGTAGCACGTCCGTCTGGTTCTTTTCATTATAACTTTTGTGGACCTAAACGCGATAGACTGATTCAAGCTTGACCCGGCCCGTACCTCTCAATAACTATGAAAGGAATGCTTATTTGGGTTTTATAAGGTCAAGCCAGTGAAGTCAGGAGTATACGCATGCACGAAAACTACAGCTCACAGACCAGTAATTTAATGTGGGTGAAGGATTCAGTGTGTTGGTAACTGAACCATATGGGAAGCGCCTTGAGAACCTGAAACACGAAGCTGCTCCTCTTTTGTAGTTTGAGTTCATCAGTGCTATCTGTACTCATCCATAAGGCTTCCTTTTTCTAACAGATTCCTGAACCGTTTGTGTACAATGTTATTTCATATTGCAGTGGAACCGTTGGTGGCCCCTTTTCTCTAATAAACTGAACCAGGTTtcgtcttttttttcttcttctttttgttgGCAATGTCAGGGTTCGTCCTGTGTCAATGAAGCACCAAGCGTTCTATTCTCTTCTGCTATAGCGTTTTTAGTTGATCATCTGAACATTTCAGACGCTGGATAGTTGGTGCTTTTATATTCAGAAAAGTTTGACAACCTATAAGGCCCTGTTTAGGTCTTAACGGGCGGAAGACGGGCGTTTTACAACAAGTGAAGTTAACATCCGGATTTTATAAGCATCAATCTGAAATCTATATATTTGTCTGACCTCTCCATTTGGAGAGACCAAAGGGGCACATAATATATTAGGAGTATCTGAGGGAACTGGATCCAAATGAGAACTTAAAAACTGGTAGCAGTATATTAATATCGGTGATTGAGAACTTAAAAACTGCAGCTACTCGTCCTGGCTACGCGTTGTCAAACGCTGCTCCCAGTAGTAACCGGAGCCGTCTCGTAAACTCTCAATGGCTCACTGGTCTCGACGTAGGCGAACGTCCGGTGGATGTAGCCGTCGACGTTGCATACCGCCGGTTCCTTGCTCTGCAGCACATTGAACGACCTCCTCTCGCCCAGCTCATGCCCGTACAAGATTGACACCTTGCGCCATGGCTCCCTCGGCTTCCGCTcctccctcgtcgtcgccgtaagGACGTACTTGCCGTAGGCGAACTGCGGGCTCACGAGCCGCTGCGATCCGCCCAGCCGAAGGTTGTACCGGCGTCTCCATCTCCCTTCCTCGAGAACCCATACCACCGTCCTGCCATCCCTGTCGAGGGCAACGCCGAGCCTCCCGCGCACCACCGTCAGCGTCACGCCCGATTTCGCCTTCACCGGAAGCGGCGTCGCGTAGAGGCGCTCGTCCCCGAGGTCGAACGACACGGCCTTCCCGTCGACCCCGCCCATCCCGAGCCAGTAGGTCGTTCCGTCCACGCTCACGACGCCGCCGCTCCCCAGGCAGCCGATCGCGCGGACGGCGGCCGGCAGCGGCACGCTCCGCCAAGACGCCTCCCCCAGCGTGAACACCTGCACCTCGTCGATCGAGTCCGAGGCTGCTGCAGGGTCCAGGTAGCCCGGGACGTGCACGATCTTGTACCGCCCCGTCAACGGGTGGTACCCGAAGCTGTACGCCTCGTGCCAGCTTTCCCGTCTGGACGAGCGGTggcgcggcagcggcggcacgACCAGCCCCTCGCCGGTCACCGGGTTGACCAGAGTGACGGCGCCGCCGGGCTTCGCGTCGTCGCACAGGCAGATGAGGCCGTTGCATGTGCCGACCACGTGCACGCCGCCGCTACCAGCCCACCTGTTTCTCAGGCGCCATCCCGACAGGTCGTCCACGACGTACCCGGACGCCGTCAGCCCGGTCTTGACAGAGATGAGAGTCCTCACGGCGCGGCTCCGCATCTCCGACGTGCGGTCGTCGACGGTGCCGCGCCAGTGTCGGCAGACAAGCCGTGCGCGCCGCCGACAGCTCGGCGGGAGCCGCAGCAGGATATCCACCAGGACGTCCGTGGCGAAGTCATGCGTCTTTTCACCTGCCATTGTCGCCGTCAGCTGCTATGCACCTCCTTGCTTTTGTTTCGGTTTTGATCGCAACATGTTTGGATTTGCATCGTCTGTTgggttgtttctttttcttttagggatGGCTACTACTCCGTACTAGGTAGTTCGCGTCTGGTAGCGATCTGTTTCCTACTAACGTGGGATTCACCATTAACTATGGATTTGTTTTCTGGTATAACTAACACAAATTAAGTGTGATTCGGTTTTAACTACTACGATTTGATTTTTCTATGATATTTCCGGATGTTAATCTTCGATTTTATTATGAAGCAGATCTTGTTTCTTGTTATTTGGGTTTCCTTTAATATACACTAATGCAATGCAACAACATTATGCTTCCATAGTTCCATGGTGGGtgcatttatctatgatttggtaGAAATAGTAGTATTTGTTTTGTGAAAAAAAAAGTTTCTGAACCACCATAGGACCGCTTCCGTCGACCATAAGACTTTCCTTTTCTACCAGAGTTCTCAAACCTGTTGTGAACAATGTTGTTTCATTTTCTTCCACAACTTAAACTCACTTTAGGGCATgaacaatggttgataagaccgtcTTATCTTAACTCCGCCACGTAGTCTAGATATAACAACAAAACATGATATACAATAGACCATTCTTTTAGTCTTATCTCTAGTAATGAGACATCCCTAAAtatgtggtgagagagattgttgctaagagatgatctcttagctaagagaagacaaacctctttttttctatttctctctcctccatgttATCAATTATCCTACATGTCATCCCTAAGAtataaccattgtacatgcccttattcaTTTGAAATAGAGGTTACATCATCCATCAAAAGTGGAATGAAAAAATTTGGGAGTTACCGAGCCAAACTTGCTACATCCACCCCTAGCTACCCTAGCTAACCCGTAAGCTACACAACTCGTGTTCAtagtaaaaaaatgttcaaaaataatttttggaAATTCAATAGCTAGATAGCAGTAATATTTTATAACCGCTGCAACAATGCTAAGAGAGTTGCCTCTCTCCCTCACAATATTAGTCGCTTCAAGGTTGTCCGACTTGAGTATGATCTGATTGCATCCAATGGATTGTGCAAGGATCATCCTTGCTTCATCCCGTGCGCCTTCGCTGACATTGCGTCATGGACATGCTCAAGTTTAGAATTCTCGTTGCTACAAAATTATTATAATCGTCACGGATTACCCGCTCGTGTTGTGGCTCGTAGAAGATCAACGTCATATGAAGTATCCACAATGATTTTAACATAGTCCTTTAACGGCTTCACCCATACGCCCATCTTCATTTTAGCTATTGGAGAATTGGTAGCCATTAAATCAAAGCACATGGCATCAATCGATCTTGTTGCCGAGCAACATTACCATTCACTCAGCTCGCCACAACAACAAGCTCGGGTACCTGAACACATCCCCACTCCGTGTGATTTGTTGTGCCTAAATAATTTATTCCAGACCCAAAAGATTGCAGACCATCCTTGCTATATGacatacaaataacatatgattCACATCTTCAGTCTCCAATTAACATAAAGAGCACTATGCTCTAACCTTCACATGTCGGTTTGCTAGTACCACCCTCCATGCTAAAGTCTCTTGAATAATTCTCCATATGTAGATCATAAGTTTACTTCGAACTCTGAGTTTCCAAATCCTTCCCCACATGGGGAAATCATTCGTCCTTCGTTGATCTCCATGATTAACCCTATTCCCAAATTTATTTTCCCATTCCACAAAATAAGCAGGCCTACTGAAAAGTACATGTCTTTGTTAATTTCCAGGAAGCAAAATCATCCATACCATGATTGGGCAATGGTATTTTCATAACTCTTTTTGCATCTATTGTCCAAAAAATTGATAGACCAATTGCTCATCCCAAGAATTGTTTTGGGGGTTAATAAGCTCACTAACTCTTGTCAACACGTTATGTCCCTTGGTGTTAATACTCATATGCATGGCTACTTGGGATCCACTCACGTTCCCCAAAATACTGATAGATGTACTTTGTCTCACTCTCCATATTGGCCCTTCTTAAAAGTCTACAAGATTTCCCATATACTTTGCCACGTAAATTAGCTTCCACTTTTAATCTTCGAATTTAGAAGATCTCTTGATGGAAAGTACTTAGCTCGAAAAACTGTACACCATAATGAATTCGGCTCCGCTATCAATCTCAAGCCTCTTTTGCTAACAAGGCTAAGTTGAAACAATGGATATCCTGAAAATTCATTTCTCCTTGCTTTTTTGCCACACAAGTTTTCCACCAAGCTAATCAATGCATCATTTTCTGATTAGCACCATCTCCGCAATAATACTTTGACATCGTTGATATGGTTCCTCTAGAAATTTCATGAGAAAATTTAATTACCAACATCACATATGATGTTATAGTTTGTGCTATTGCTTTGAGGCCATGTACTATGTGTGTTCGGTTCAAAGAAAATTGCTTTGAGTAACACCTCCTTACCTCCCAAATTGCTCCACCTATGTACTTGGACCGAAGAAGAGAAGATCCTCGATTTAGCAACATTCACCAATTGTCCGCACACAAGACATTACTCATCTAGAATATGCTTCAGAACCAGCGTTTGCCCCATCAGCTTGCATGAGTTGAGAGTGTTGTTCGCAAATGATAATTTAGAGATTTTCGGGCGTCACAACAAACTTTGACGGTGACAAGCTCCTCTTGCGTCTCCGCTTTAGCTAACAATCCAGATACCCTACTACACACAAAAGAAAGAGATCTGGTGATAAAGGGTCCCTTGACAGAGTCTCCTAGATGGTGTAATGATCTCAGTTTCTTCCAAATTGATTCTTACTCGGTACCGAACCGTAGTAACACATGCCACGATTAGTTTTGACCCACTGCTGGTCAATCCCATCTTTAGCATGATCTTCTCCACAAAAAACCCACTCCACGCGGCTTTGTGCATGTCGAGTTTAATTGAACAAAAAGTTTCATTAATGCAATGGATTAGGACACCAACGACGAATGGTTCTACTCTCTTCTGTTGTCGAGTTTGATCATCTGAACAGTTCAAATCCTCTGCTGCTTTTATATTCAGGAAAGCTTGGCATCCTAAGCCCTCATTGGTATTAACGGGCTGAAAGCGGCACTTTACAACACCAGTGAAGTTAACATCCGAATTTTATATATTTCACAGGAGTACATCAATCTGAAATCACAATACATGTCTAACCTTTCAGTTTGCAGTGACCAAAGATGCACACAATTTAAGCAATATATCTGAGGCAACTAAATTGTGCTTACCCAACACAAAACGACAGTTCCAATCACGAACGAGAACTTCAAAAACTGCAGCTACTCTTGTTTcagaataataataaaaaatcagCTACTCGTCTTGGGATATATGCATTGTGAAATGCTATTCCCAGCCGCT
Coding sequences:
- the LOC124680468 gene encoding calmodulin-binding receptor-like cytoplasmic kinase 2, translating into MQGARHGDLSASNLEFQIKPGISRTPTYTARSNMADKKARGTSLFWEAAATMIAGACANCFAPRRSKIREGHVKPSEDAHDVSTSSISRISSVSSTSTSQHKSWPDQFSFQEICLATSNFSEQNKIGQGNFGTVYKGKLRDGSIIAIKRAKKNMYDRHLSAEFRSEIQTLSKVEHLTLVKFLGHLEHEEERLILLEYVSNGTLREHLDGSRGEPLEFSQRLNIAIDIVHAVAYLHGYTDHPIIHRDIKSSNILLTGQLRAKVSDFGFSRLAPDDAEATHVSTMVKGTAGYVDPAYLHTNHLTDRSDVYSFGVLLVELITGRRPIERSRGRKQRLTTEWALRKCREGEVVVAMDSRMRRTSAAVAAVERVMALAAECTAPDRAARPAMRRCAEVLWSVRRDFQHEQQRAAAAAAGAGKLRRHGSTGAATYGSSAVRSVGSLK